In one Alnus glutinosa chromosome 14, dhAlnGlut1.1, whole genome shotgun sequence genomic region, the following are encoded:
- the LOC133856463 gene encoding sodium/pyruvate cotransporter BASS2, chloroplastic, with product MASMSRFVLKDCKLGTHDALYRPSSSFPARRLQTYLDARGGFPEANNGRCLAIRNKPWTQILALTTPTLIIQTSRKSRVLCKAATNVPGSTPSRMNPYERVIETLTTLFPVWVILGTIIGIYKPAAVTWLETDLFTLGLGFLMLSMGLTLTFNDFRRCLRNPWTVGVGFLAQYLIKPMLGFVIAMTLKLSAPLATGLILVSCCPGGQASNVATYISKGNVALSVLMTTCSTIGAIIMTPLLTKLLAGQLVPVDAVGLAISTFQVVLVPTVVGVLANEFFPKFTSKIVTVTPLIGVILTTLLCASPIGQVSDVLKAQGAQLILPVAFLHAAAFAIGYWVSKLSFGESTSRTISIECGMQSSALGFLLAQKHFTNPLVAVPSAVSVVCMALGGSALAVFWRNKPVPVDDKDDFKE from the exons ATGGCGTCCATGTCTAGATTTGTTCTCAAGGACTGTAAGTTAGGGACACATGACGCTTTGTACAGACCAAGCTCTTCCTTTCCTGCTAGGAGGCTTCAAACCTATTTGg ATGCAAGAGGTGGATTTCCTGAAGCTAATAATGGAAGATGTTTGGCAATCCGAAACAAGCCATGGACTCAAATACTTGCTCTTACAACCCCTACTTTAATCATTCAAACTTCAAG GAAATCTCGAGTTTTATGCAAGGCCGCAACAAATGTACCTGGTAGCACCCCCAGCAGAATGAATCCGTATGAGAGAGTAATTGAGACTTTGACGACTCTTTTTCCTGTGTGG GTCATATTGGGCACCATTATTGGCATCTACAAGCCGGCTGCT GTAACATGGTTGGAGACAGACCTTTTTACGCTTGGCCTAGGTTTCCTCATGCTTTCAATGGGATTGACATTAACTTTTAATGATTTCAGACGTTGTTTGCGGAATCCATGGACA GTGGGTGTAGGATTTCTTGCTCAATACTTGATTAAACCCATGTTGGGATTCGTCATTGCAATG ACTCTAAAACTGTCTGCACCTCTTGCAACTGGtcttattttggtctcatgctGCCCTGGAGGTCAGGCATCAAATGTTGCAACTTACATATCTAAGGGAAATGTGGCACTTTCTGTTCTCATGACGAC GTGTTCAACCATTGGAGCTATTATTATGACACCACTCCTCACTAAGCTTCTGGCTGGTCAGCTTGTTCCAGTTGATGCTGTG GGTCTGGCAATTAGCACCTTTCAAGTCGTTTTAGTGCCAACAGTTGTCGGAG TGTTGGCAAATGAATTCTTCCCCAAATTCACTTCGAAAATAGTGACTGTGACACCTTTGATTGGAGTTATTCTCACCACCCTTCTCTGTGCAAGCCCA ATTGGCCAAGTTTCAGATGTCTTAAAAGCTCAAGGAGCACAATTAATACTACCAGTGGCTTTCTTACATGCTGCTGCATTTGCTATTGGTTATTGGGTTTCAAAACTATCATTTGGTGAATCCACATCTCGTACTATTTCTATAGAATGTGGGATGCAG AGCTCTGCTCTTGGGTTTTTGCTTGCCCAGAAGCATTTTACAAATCCCCTTGTTGCTGTCCCTTCTGCTGTTAGCGTTGTTTGCATGGCG CTTGGTGGGAGTGCCCTTGCAGTCTTTTGGAGGAACAAACCAGTTCCTGTTGATGACAAGGATGACTTCAAGGAATGA